The genomic interval AAAAAGTTTTTAGAGCACTAAAACCTATGGGAAGCCCAACATATAGAACCCAAGGTcttctttttaatcatttttggGGGAAAAAGTGCATTCTATATGCCAGCAACTACActaataattgaaagaaatgcaAGTATGCACAAATCTAaagaatttgttgaaatattgtcATATGTTTAAATGtcaattctacatgttttattattCCTAGCTTGGTGAAACAATACATTTACCCGGTTGTAATACAATGGTCCAATGTCGTAAGGTTGCAACAGGCAAAAGAAATCTTGTAATAACGAATTTACCTGACGGCTGTGGTAACAACTCTATGTGCATTCTAAAAGACCACAAATACCAATGTATATGTGAAGAAGGATTTGCTCGCAATAAGAATGACACATTCTGTCTTAAAATACCAGGTAAACcattaaatattgattaataaCTTGCTCTCTTCAGCAACTGGCTAATATAATAGGATCCAGTtatttaaaacagaatatttacatCATTTAGGATTGCATGTAAAAATttgtagatattaaaaaaagaattctgtGATATTAGGTCTGATTaatgagtaaaagaaatataattttaatattctttgcCTATCATCACCGAAGAAAATATGACACTTGTAGTTTTTATAGATGATATCTGGTGTTCATGTGCAAGAAATTAAAGCTTAATCTCCTATAAATCACACAATGCAATCTTGAAAAAAAAGGATTGAAAGTAATCCTTAGATACACTGTATCTAAAAAAAATGactgtctttggtcagtaagctttatttcctctttgcttctatctagaaatcaaagcaagttattaatatttccttcaaacattgttttgtaacctggacatcaatgttttgaaaatgaCTTATTTTCCATTGCATTTCAGACAGTTTCAAAACTGAGGTGTTGAAACAGAAATaatgttataacaaatattctgctcactaccacagatttgcatgtcagtagcttgatcttaaccacttaAGTATGTCCTGTAGTgactgacaatatatgcatctctgatcatgagcggGAGTAGTGTGGGAGCATTAtacccatgtgttgagagggattctttgatgtttgaataaatataacaaaagtggaaagtatttttcatactttctaggagtaagtaaataggaaataacagttgttacctaaggacaaaaatcgtgttacatagtgttatttacatatttcacaaAGTAATTGGATGTGTACAAGCTCATTAATGAGTTTATTTATCCTTTTATTACCTGAGTTTCTCAATGAATATTTTACAACATAACCACTTCATATATCTTGCACTTAACTTTTTCTGGGGTTCACTAAAAATGCAAAAGCATATATCCACAATTTTGATATTTACAGAATTTCTGTTATaatttgtttgttggtttttgtCAAACTCTATTTAAAATGTCCATATGAAATAAGTTGTACTTCtgagcattaagtgctgcagcagTATAGTGTACTACTTAAGTAGAATACTCAACTTTTGTTACTTCTCTTTGTTGctcactttttccttttctttctctcccaagacacaaaactgttacaaaatgactgttatatcttttacttatttcagtcattagacttcggccatactggggcagtttttagtcaagtgaattgaccccaggattttttttaagcctggtacttaatctatcagtctcttttctgacaaactgctaagttatggggatgtgaacatgccaacacctgttgtcaactggaagtggggaacaaacacacacacacacacatgacgggcttctttcagtttccatctgccaaatccactcacaagtctttggttggcctatcttcttaccacacaaccatgcctataatatttgcatttaaaattattagtcagagtttttttttaaaccagaaaTATACCTGAGTCAATGTGTTTACATGAAtttgtacatatctacatgttgACAGTGTCTGTTAAATGCAAAAATCTATCACACTGGGATATGTGATGTTATTTGGGAATATGTACTATGTGATAGTATGCATTCCTGTATGACATCACATATCTCAGTGTGGCTTTATACATCCCTGTGCCATTGTACTTACCCTTGTATCCCTCTTCACATCCCTGTTTCactgtacatatctatatgccaCCTTCCACATCACTGGATCTCTGTACACACCCTTATCTCACTAAACACATCTTTGTAACCCTCTATAAATCACTGTGTCACAATACCCATTTCTGTATCATTGTACACGTTACTGTGTAACTAAACACATCTCTGTACTACTGTACACGTTCTTGTGCCCTTGTGTACATCCATGTGTCACTGTATGCATCTCTGAATCAGTGTACCCGTCCCTTGTACACATCCGTGTCGCTATCCACATCCCTGTGTCCTTGTACACTTCACTGTGTCATTGTACATATCTCTGAGTCCCTGTACAACGTCCTTGTGTTACTATATACATTACTCAGTCACTGTACTCATTGTTGTGTCACTGTACATATCCTTGTGTTACTGCACACACCTCTGACATTGTACACACCACTTTCTCTCTATACACAACACTGTGTCCATGTACCCAAAAATGTCCCCAATCCCCTGGGAAATCACCTCACGCCAACATaaagcaagatagatagatagatagaaacggaGAGAGGtaatctaagggaaataacttccAACTAGTCTTTTGTAACTACAGAGTAACTTTCCTTGTTGTGTACACTCGAATTAACAGCAGCTTTCAGAATTACATATTACTTTGACACTCTGTTTTTGCAGATATCAGTTGGTTTTTAGTTTTCATTGGTTCCTgattttcgaaatattttcctTCAAAATAGAAAGAGTCACTTTAGTAAGCTCTGAGAGGTTTGTCTGAAAGTTCTCTCAGTGCATGTTAGTCCTAATAAGTTCTTTGCCTTATTTCCCTCAAAGTCCAGTTTCTCCACACagttttttgtcttttccaaTAATTtcctttatgcatgtgtgtgtgtgtgtNNNNNNNNNNggggggggggggtaaagaaaggaaagaaagattgaaAATACACTTAGAGTCTTTGAAaaagatttatatacatttacttaacAAGTTACACAATatctcaaaattttaaaaaatagtgtgAGATGGAGAGATCTGAAGCTAAGTTGTATTTGTCTCAACTTTGACAAGAGTTTGATCAATTGAGCCCTTTTATGGGGAGAGTATGGCTCAAATTGTCATCAGTTAAAGTTGGCCACAAGTTTAGAGGACCATGTACTTGCATTAAAGATAATTAAACCATAAGTTAAGGCTGTGTTAGGCCAGTTATGATGTCATACAGTAgtaagaacaacaagaacacacacacacacacatattttgaatggtgaatttgttaactttggcttgtattagataaggataaacaatttattactgttactaaattttcttcaGCTaacttcacattccatgactaccactGGGATCGATCAGGTATCAGACAAGTATGAAACCTTCAGGGGTGTTTGACCTCGTgattggcatgaactgattagatttggggattgatcaGATACCAGACAAgagttctggattatttttccagtttttttacttaatttttgagagcagtcgggttcattcttagtattctcgcttgtgagagcagtcgagtttatttcagatattctcattttaaaaatcatctccagctaattgttgagaggacattggtgttgccttggtggaggtttgcgctccctgagtgtttttgttattattattattattattattattattattattattattattattattaagacagttagctggcagaatcgtttgcatgccgggtgaaattcttataggtatttcatctgtctttacattctgagttcaaattccgctggggttgactttgcctttcatcctttttgggtcaataaactaagtaccagtcaagcactggggtcaatgtaatcaactagtcccctcctccaaaatgtcaggccttatgcctagagtagaaagggttattattattattattattattattattattaatatcattgttgctactactactactactactgctaaaaCTGTATTCATAATGGTTTTAATTTCTTGTTCAGAATGTGGTGATCAACCAGTGGATGTTGTATTTGTGGTGGATGTCTCTGGCAGTATTAATGTTACCGGACTGAACAGTACCAAACATTTCCTCACACATTTTATTAACTCAACAAACATAGGAAAGAACAACATGCAAATTAGCATCTTGTTGTTCAATGATAAACCTCACAGCTTATTTCAGTTGAACAGATACACAGAGAAAAAACAGATGCTTGATGCTGTCTATAAGATTGGACCACCCGAAGGAACTACTTACCTGGGACGGGCACTTGTGTTTGTTGCtttggtcagtttgcaagagaaaATGGGTGCTAGAGAACATGTGAACCGAGCTGTTGTTATTTTGACAGATGGTGTTCTCCATGATGCGGAGAGAGCTGAAAGATGGGGTGCACTGCTTAGAAGACAAAAGAAAGCGGAACTGTTTGCCATTGGTGTTGGAGAAGCTGACCCAGCACAACTACAAAGATTAACTAGAAacagaaataatgttttttatgttCGAGAATATGTTCAGTTGAATGGAATTATGGATATCTTACTGCAGAGTGTCTGTATGTAAAGAGTATTAACCAAAATATTTTGGATACAGAACAAAAActgtaatattttgttatattggaTTTTGAAACTTACATTCAGAAGAGgggtttatttttactttttttatcttttatttttagttataaTTAACTTTATAGGATTTGAGATTAATGTGACTATGTATAATATTAAACATTCTATAATATAAAACACTCTATTTATTCTGATATCTGGTTTAAGTAGATCCTCTCTTACATATCAGAGAATAAAATACTAAACTAAAGCAAATCAATCAACTCATTAATCATAATCATCTTAACGACTCTAATCAAAACTATAATATCAAAGCTAACCCATCATTACTAAACTATCGCTAATACTGAAATTATAACCACTCAGTACATGAGATTCAGTTCATCACTAGTAACCATATACTAACAATAACCAGTCAAAAACAATTGTCCTATCTTCAAAGACCACATCTTACCATCATTCTAATCTCCAATCATGCTAACCTAAGCATACAGTAAGTCCCAACATGGTCTTGTTCCTAAAAGCTTCATGCTAACTATATTGACgctgtaatgataataacaaaaattaatctTGTCAATTCGAACATTGGCTAAAGAACAGTTTTAATTCATAGCttgcattttgtttatatatatatatatatatatatatatataaagaataaaaagttttgaatggtacaacaatgcactataatacaaaaaatggactatatacctgttataATTTAGCTATCTATAGTccgataatatttcggaatacaattccttcttcagatattaccattcaaaactttttattctttacaaataatacacaatgcttcaagcgaactacaatattctcttatatatataagtttaacaAAACCTTTACATttcagacacaaaggcacatccTCAGAAAAAAAACAGTCTGGGAAATGTTTTTCTTCTGACAATGGGCTTTTGTGCCTGATATATAAAGGTTTAACAAAACCTTTGACAATACTTCAAACAAACTAcaatgttcttatttctttatgccTGAACCAGGACATGTTTGCTGGAAAGAAATGTTAGCTAGACATTTCCAAGACTATTTTACTTCTGAAGATGGgactttgtgcctgaaatataaaagttttgtTAAACTTTCcacattgtcagaagctttcctATTTACCTTTTTCCcttcttcgatatatatatatatatatataNNNNNNNNNNNNNNNNNNNNNNNNNNNNNNNNNNNNNNNNNNNNNNNNNNNNNNNNNNNNNNNNNNNNNNNNNNNNNNNNNNNNNNNNNNNNNNNNNNNNNNNNNNNNNNNNNNNNNNNNNNNNNNNNNNNNNNNNNNNNNNNNNNNNNNNNNNNNNNNNNNNNNNNNNNNNNNNNNNNNNNNNNNNNNNNNNNNNNNNNNNNNNNNNNNNNNNNNNNNNNNNNNNNNNNNNNNNNNNNNNNNNNNNNNNNNNNNNNNNNNNNNNNNNNNNNNNNNNNNNNNNNNNNNNNNNNNNNNNNNNNNNNNNNNNNNNNNNNNNNNNNNNNNNNNNNNNNNNNNNNNNNNNNNNNNNNNNNNNNNNNNNNNNNNNNNNNNNNNNNNNNNNNNNNNNNNNNNNNNNNNNNNNNNNNNNNNNNNNNNNNNNNNNNNNNNNNNNNNNNNNNNNNNNNNNNNNNNNNNNNNNNNNNNNNNNNNNNNNNNNNNNNNNNNNNNNNNNNNNNNNNNNNNNNNNNNNNNNNNNNNNNNNNNNNNNNNNNNNNNNNNNNNNNNNNNNNNNNNNNNNNNNNNNNNNNNNNNNNNNNNNNNNNNNNNNNNNNNNNNNNNNNNNNNNNNNNNNNNNNNNNNNNNNNNNNNNNNNNNNNNNNNNNNNNNNNNNNNNNNNNNNNNNNNNNNNNNNNNNNNNNNNNNNNNNNNNNNNNNNNNNNNNNNNNNNNNNNNNNgtgtgtgtgtgtgtgtgtgtgtgtgtgtgtgtgtgtgtgtgtgtgtgtgtgtgtgtggttataatTTTCTTTCCAAACACATAGACACCGTAGAAGTGTTCAAGTCGAACCTGAGGCATTAGATAAGTGTAATGAATACAATAGAAAAAGTTAAAATCAGGCAGACTACAGTTAACACATAGATATATGGgtttaagataaaaataagaattgtccaagctgaaatatatattgatatattagaaatataaaaatatatgaatactaaaaatatacatggacatataaatatatggatatataaacataataataatggaatatagaaaaaaacgtttttttttttaaattaaaatatggtatagaaaaaataataggcATTAACTCTTTTTAGTGCCTATCATTTTCTCTGTAccctattttgattttttttaaatcgttTTTATCTATATTACGTTATTATTTTTAACtacattccattattattatgtttatatatccttatatttatatgtctatgtatatttttaatattcatatatttttatatttttgtatctctaacatatcaatatatgtttcagcTTCGACAATTCTTATCTTTATCTTAATTAaacccgtatatatatgtgtgtgtgtgtgtgtgtgtgtgtgtgtgtgtgtgtgttaaccatAGTTTGCCTGATTTGAATTTTTTCTATTGTATccattatacttatatacatataNNNNNNNNNNatgtgtgtatgtatatatatatatatatatatatatatacacacacatacacacacacacacacacacacatacacacagagagggtCTTGCAGGTAAATTGAGACATTTTTTATGATGCATAAGactggttataaatactaaaataactgTAGTAGACAGATATTATTTTAAAGcaacatttattacaacaaaaatatttatcactCAATATGGCCACTCTTTTGGGAAATTACTGTCTAATTTTTTTGCAGCTACCACAACTTCCACCTTTTTGATTTTACATGTCACATGCACAGTGCAGGTCTTCAAACTGTTGACACTTGAGTGTCACatacactgcaaagcttacagataggctgctgaattgaaatctctatgttgctttgaggggaaggtaaaacttaaCAAACTGCTCCCCCCCTCCGAAGTTGGACTACCTTGATGTTTTTATgattgtgataaaataatgaaagcaatatgagtgtgataaaataatgaaagcaatatttactaagaaaATGAGCACTAccatacaaagaaatatttagacataaaatatcataaaaattattagaattggaaatcaaatgtgaaaatattatcaagtggctagcagaaaaccgcccaGAGGCAGTGTTTCTGCtagtatgaataaatgaatagatagaaatgtattccaagatttttatgttttattataatgtaaaatacagattattatcttaatttttaatttattctgtttatcccattttacttcattttatctcatttttgtttttacccCCTTTTAGAACAAATACtgaattatatacaaatgtatatatacttagtaTATTTAACTGATgcttaaacataaatatatatataagaaaatatatacacttactgtatacatgtatatgtaggtctatgtgtatatatattaacttgaATAATACATCTATTAACGGATGGAATATTCAAATTTAAGTAGATACTAAcacatataaacaattaaatttgattaaatatgatttgataaacatgtatacatggatatttatTAATATCCACTAGTGAGccaatgaaaattatataaatatatttactatttattatctattgtgcattttactaatttatttatttatttactttattttattacataatttttttcccataaaaatataacaatattttgaatattcatatatatttctaaatatgtttattgtattttattttattttatatttatttttacatgctaGATTTATTTCCttactaaatacatacacacaatatatatgaaataacatcTTAACCCTtacgttactgtatttattttgagatggtctgtgtttctttcaattactttaaatataacaaagaatttagtaaaatatcattaagctagtgttaggaacatgaattgtgactaaggtttggtggaatattttaattcaaaacttatgaaaacgagacatttgtactcagagacagagccagtttcagccgggttggtaatgaaagggttaaacttcTTTAGTTCTGAATTTGAATTCCTACAAGTAAGATGTAACCTTTGTTATAATAACAAAACCCTGAAGAGATTCTACCCCTTACAACTTAAATTCTTAACATTGGATTTAACCCAACTGCTTTGAAGTATGTATTACCAAGGGGCCagaatcgaaacatatgtaggctTTCTTTAGTTttcgttgtgtttttttttaaagttatttgtatttgtatcctAAAAACAAACTATGATGCAAATAAGTTAACTATACATTtttaactctccattttcttacattattaatttatatatatatatatatatatatNNNNNNNNNNNNNNNNNNNNNNNNNNNNNNNNNNNNNNNNNNNNNNNNNNNNNNNNNNNNNNNNNNNNNNNNNNNNNNNNNNNNNNNNNNNNNNNNNNNNNNNNNNNNNNNNNNNNNNNNNNNNNNNNNNNNNNNNNNNNNNNNNNNNNNNNNNNNNNNNNNNNNNNNNNNNNNNNNNNNNNNNNNNNNNNNNNNNNNNNNNNNNNNNNNNNNNNNNNNNNNNNNNNNNNNNNNNNNNNNNNNNNNNNNNNNNNNNNNNNNNNNNNNNNNNNNNNNNNNNNNNNNNNNNNNNNNNNNNNNNNNNNNNNNNNNNNNNNNNNNNNNNNNNNNNNNNNNNNNNNNNNNNNNNNNNNNNNNNNNNNNNNNNNNNNNNNNNNNNNNNNNNNNNNNNNNNNNNNNNNNNNNNNNNNNNNNNNNNNNNNNNNNNNNNNNNNNNNNNNNNNNNNNNNNNNNNNNNNNNNNNNNNNNNNNNNNNNNNNNNNNNNNNNNNNNNNNNNNNNNNNNNNNNNNNNNNNNNNNNNNNNNNNNNNNNNNNNNNNNNNNNNNNNNNNNNNNNNNNNNNNNNNNNNNNNNNNNNNNNNNNNNNNNNNNNNNNNNNNNNNNNNNNNNNNNNNNNNNNNNNNNNNNNNNNNNNNNNNNNNNNNNNNNNNNNNNNNNNNNNNNNNNNNNNNNNNNNNNNNNNNNNNNNNNNNNNNNNNNNNNNNNNNNNNNNNNNNNNNNNNNNNNNNNNNNNNNNNNNNNNNNNNNNNNNNNNNNNNNNNNNNNNNNNNNNNNNNNNNNNNNNNNNNNNNNNNNNNNNNNNNNNNNNNNNNNNNNNNNNNNNNNNNNNNNNNNNNNNNNNNNNNNNNNNNNNNNNNNNNNNNNNNNNNNNNNNNNNNNNNNNNNNNNNNNNNNNNNNNNNNNNNNNNNNNNNNNN from Octopus bimaculoides isolate UCB-OBI-ISO-001 chromosome 5, ASM119413v2, whole genome shotgun sequence carries:
- the LOC106876067 gene encoding matrilin-2-like translates to MMYNQHVNETEESCVPSLEVCPIRPVDGCTCAEGYVLDNNKCVLPRDCGCWYNNSLYIQLGETIHLPGCNTMVQCRKVATGKRNLVITNLPDGCGNNSMCILKDHKYQCICEEGFARNKNDTFCLKIPECGDQPVDVVFVVDVSGSINVTGLNSTKHFLTHFINSTNIGKNNMQISILLFNDKPHSLFQLNRYTEKKQMLDAVYKIGPPEGTTYLGRALVFVALVSLQEKMGAREHVNRAVVILTDGVLHDAERAERWGALLRRQKKAELFAIGVGEADPAQLQRLTRNRNNVFYVREYVQLNGIMDILLQSVCM